A section of the Bacteroidota bacterium genome encodes:
- a CDS encoding Crp/Fnr family transcriptional regulator, with translation MSPLFELIKSKLPYLENNLIEEIISSSSDVTLPPNQQILREGQYIKTIPLVINGLLKVITSHGDKEILLYYIHPSESCVMSFAFSMSAEPSNIMAFTETETRVLILNAEDVKKWMLSYPTINLLFLNQYNNRYKDLVDTIGNLIYEKLDVRLLQYLQQRAKISPDQIITIPHREIAEHLASSREVISRLLKKLESEQKISQTRDGIKVL, from the coding sequence ATGAGCCCTTTATTCGAATTAATAAAAAGTAAATTACCGTATCTCGAAAATAATTTAATTGAAGAAATTATTAGTAGCTCCAGTGATGTAACGTTGCCACCCAATCAACAAATTTTACGTGAAGGTCAATATATTAAAACCATTCCATTAGTAATAAACGGTTTATTAAAAGTAATTACCAGTCATGGCGATAAAGAAATATTATTGTATTATATCCATCCTTCCGAAAGCTGTGTGATGTCGTTTGCGTTCAGCATGTCGGCCGAGCCCAGCAATATTATGGCATTTACCGAAACCGAAACGCGTGTGTTGATATTAAATGCCGAAGATGTAAAAAAATGGATGCTCAGTTATCCGACCATAAATTTATTGTTTTTAAATCAGTATAATAATCGTTATAAAGATTTGGTAGATACCATTGGCAATTTAATATATGAAAAGTTGGATGTTCGGCTGCTGCAGTATCTACAACAGCGCGCCAAAATTTCTCCCGACCAAATTATCACCATTCCGCATCGTGAAATTGCCGAGCACCTTGCCTCTTCGCGCGAAGTAATCAGTCGTTTGTTAAAAAAATTGGAGTCAGAGCAAAAAATCTCGCAAACCCGTGATGGGATAAAAGTCCTATAG
- a CDS encoding DNA alkylation repair protein: MREQDLKKYKQEVETTLAGIKSHRKPDPNFDLQKYIGTHFTVTGLSMPQLRAAFKHGYSFSHLPLDEQYQIYKYIYFNSEIFDVLLLALFFNEIYVRQAESEFIFNELIEWIDRIDNWAHSDMLTHHFAYLLEHYPNMVYPHLQAWNISENPWYRRQSVLSLLGYARFRNKKPTFNKIIALVKPLLTDKDYYVQKGVGWCLRETGLVYPEKTLAFLNQYHHLITSTAFAAASEKLPVKEKEKLKALRKKSRKK; this comes from the coding sequence ATGCGAGAACAGGATTTAAAAAAGTATAAACAGGAAGTTGAAACCACACTTGCCGGAATAAAATCGCATCGCAAACCCGACCCGAATTTCGATTTGCAAAAATACATCGGAACACATTTTACCGTTACCGGTTTATCGATGCCGCAATTACGTGCCGCATTTAAACATGGTTATTCATTCAGTCATTTACCACTTGACGAACAATATCAAATTTATAAATATATTTATTTCAACAGTGAAATTTTTGACGTGTTGTTGCTGGCATTATTTTTTAACGAAATTTATGTGCGACAAGCAGAATCTGAATTTATTTTTAACGAATTAATTGAATGGATCGACCGTATCGACAACTGGGCACATAGCGATATGCTAACACATCATTTTGCTTATTTGCTTGAACATTATCCAAACATGGTTTATCCGCATTTGCAAGCGTGGAACATATCTGAAAACCCCTGGTATCGTCGTCAATCAGTGTTGAGTTTACTCGGTTATGCGCGTTTCAGAAATAAAAAACCTACTTTTAATAAAATTATTGCCTTAGTAAAACCGCTGTTAACCGATAAAGATTATTATGTGCAAAAAGGCGTGGGCTGGTGTTTGCGGGAAACGGGACTGGTATATCCGGAAAAAACACTTGCATTTTTAAATCAATATCATCACTTAATTACCTCAACAGCATTTGCTGCAGCGAGCGAAAAATTACCGGTTAAAGAAAAAGAAAAATTAAAAGCGTTAAGAAAAAAATCCAGAAAAAAATGA
- a CDS encoding DUF2911 domain-containing protein: MKKRLQIFGSLLLPVFLSFQASAQLTLPPSGENQHAAVTQSIGLVEVTFDYASPNVHGPNGEDRTGHIWGELVPYGLANLQFGWSTDANPSPWRGGANMNTTIQFSHDVLVEGKKLNAGKYGLHFIPGPTEWVVIFSANSDSWGSFFYKPEEDVLRVTVKPIKSAYHEWLTYEFTDRQQEQATVALMWENLQVPINIKVENMTALYLENIRKQLRSDIGFNYMAWVDGANYCVQQNTNLEEALTWATYAIEEPYFGRKNFVSSSCKASVLKAMGKTAASDSLMRVAINDPSASAMDVHFYARGLQAEKKNKEALEIFLLNYKNHPELPVTNLGLARGYSANGDYKNALKYAKAALQLNPDPQVKATLEDAIKKLEAGKDFN, translated from the coding sequence ATGAAAAAACGATTACAAATTTTTGGCAGTTTGCTATTGCCGGTGTTTTTGAGTTTCCAGGCTTCCGCGCAATTAACGCTGCCACCCAGCGGTGAAAACCAACACGCAGCGGTTACCCAGTCAATAGGTTTGGTTGAAGTAACTTTTGATTATGCTTCGCCAAATGTACACGGCCCAAACGGTGAAGACCGAACCGGCCATATTTGGGGAGAACTGGTGCCTTATGGTTTAGCTAATTTACAATTTGGCTGGTCTACTGATGCCAACCCGTCACCCTGGCGTGGAGGAGCAAATATGAATACCACGATTCAATTTTCACATGATGTTTTGGTTGAAGGAAAAAAATTAAACGCCGGGAAATATGGTTTACACTTTATTCCGGGACCAACGGAATGGGTGGTAATTTTTTCTGCTAATTCCGATTCATGGGGCAGCTTTTTTTATAAACCTGAAGAAGATGTTTTACGTGTAACCGTTAAGCCAATTAAAAGTGCTTATCATGAATGGCTGACTTACGAATTTACCGACAGACAACAAGAACAGGCAACTGTTGCATTGATGTGGGAAAATTTACAAGTGCCTATTAATATTAAAGTGGAAAATATGACCGCTTTGTATCTTGAAAATATCAGAAAACAATTACGAAGTGATATCGGATTTAATTATATGGCTTGGGTAGATGGCGCTAATTATTGTGTGCAACAAAATACTAATCTAGAAGAAGCATTAACATGGGCAACTTATGCTATTGAAGAGCCTTATTTTGGAAGGAAAAACTTTGTGAGTTCAAGCTGTAAAGCTAGTGTATTAAAAGCCATGGGTAAAACTGCAGCATCGGATAGTTTAATGCGCGTTGCCATTAACGACCCTTCAGCATCTGCAATGGATGTGCATTTTTATGCAAGAGGATTACAGGCTGAAAAGAAAAACAAAGAAGCACTGGAAATATTTTTACTGAATTATAAAAATCACCCTGAATTACCTGTTACCAATTTAGGTTTGGCAAGAGGATATTCAGCAAATGGTGATTATAAAAATGCTTTAAAATATGCGAAAGCAGCATTACAGCTGAATCCTGACCCACAGGTAAAAGCTACTTTAGAGGATGCAATTAAAAAACTGGAAGCGGGAAAAGATTTTAATTAA